A single region of the Triticum dicoccoides isolate Atlit2015 ecotype Zavitan chromosome 2B, WEW_v2.0, whole genome shotgun sequence genome encodes:
- the LOC119368667 gene encoding protein MIZU-KUSSEI 1-like has protein sequence MANAAVDPERKRSRLTSSMSSMSSVDTILRLPPSPLLTSPTRAPAGHALEEPPARHRPARRSKPVRIFQSMFRSLPVVTVPRCGGILTPAPTAAAASASPARSDSLLSQIISPSTASSGGGGVCASSRRHMTGTLFGCREGRVSLALQENPRCRPALVVELALPTHTLLRELGGTAGARIVLETEKKHVKEHGSSGSGEHGDAAARQHDDDDGWLLHEPIWTMFCNGKRVGYAVRREPTDGDIAVLETLWAVSMGGGVLPGRAGSAAADGELAYMRGCFDHIIGSQDSESLYMLGPHGGDSPELAVFFVRL, from the coding sequence ATGGCCAACGCCGCGGTCGACCCCGAGCGCAAAAGGTCGCGGTTGACGTCGTCCATGTCGTCCATGTCGTCCGTGGACACCATTCTCCGTCTCCCGCCCTCGCCGCTGTTGACGTCCCCGACGCGCGCCCCGGCGGGACACGCGCTGGAGGAGCCTCCCGCGCGGCACAGGCCGGCGCGGAGATCCAAGCCCGTGAGGATTTTCCAGAGCATGTTCCGGTCTCTGCCGGTCGTGACGGTGCCGCGCTGCGGGGGGATTCTGACGCCAGCCCCGACCGCCGCGGCCGCGTCCGCGTCGCCCGCGCGGTCGGACTCCCTCCTGTCGCAGATCATCTCGCCCTCGACCGCGTCGAGTGGCGGCGGAGGCGTCTGCGCGTCGTCCCGGCGGCACATGACTGGCACACTCTTCGGCTGCCGCGAGGGCCGCGTGTCGCTTGCGCTGCAGGAGAACCCGCGGTGCCGCCCGGCGCTCGTGGTGGAGCTGGCGCTCCCGACGCACACCCTGCTCCGCGAGCTCGGCGGCACGGCCGGCGCGCGCATCGTGCTGGAGACCGAGAAGAAGCACGTGAAGGAGCACGGCAGCTCCGGCAGCGGCGAACATGGCGACGCCGCGGCGAGGCagcacgacgacgacgacgggtggCTGCTCCATGAGCCGATCTGGACTATGTTCTGCAATGGCAAGAGGGTGGGCTACGCGGTGCGGCGGGAGCCGACGGACGGCGACATCGCGGTGCTGGAGACGCTCTGGGCCGTGTCCATGGGCGGCGGCGTGCTCCCCGGGAGGGCAGGCTCGGCCGCGGCTGACGGGGAGCTGGCGTACATGCGGGGTTGCTTCGATCACATCATCGGGTCCCAGGACTCGGAGTCGCTGTACATGCTCGGGCCGCACGGCGGCGACAGCCCGGAGCTCGCCGTCTTCTTCGTTAGGCTTTGA